The following nucleotide sequence is from Bactrocera oleae isolate idBacOlea1 chromosome 2, idBacOlea1, whole genome shotgun sequence.
TTgtattgttacttttttatggCACAAATGTTTGTTATCAAACTCATTTCTACACTACTCTCACCTACTGTAAGAAAACTCAACGAAAAATGCATAGTGTTAAgttaaacaacacaaatatatgaataatattactacaaaaatacaaaattgatagttttccaaaaatatttataccctaaacagcgtaaattaagtttaccacaaagtttgtaagacCCAGACAGAAATGTTGGAGActctaaaaaataaatgtatataaatcaaCAACACGACGAGCCAatccgatttagccatgtccgtttgtatgtcagctgaaattttgcacacatagttttctttccaagaagctgctcaattgtCGGACCCGTCCATATCGGGCCACCATGGCATACagcatatagcatatagctgccatacaaactgaacgatcaaaagcaTGTCCTTGtatgtgaaacttttttatttgacgaaatatcttcacgattTTTTTCCTATTTACCGTTATCAGTTGAAAAAGCGAGATAACAGTGAACTCTAAGCTAGTTTTCACTAATAATTTCAGTTCTCAAGCTAAATTATCTACCATATATGTGTAGCATTCTCTCAttactgctctatatgtaaaatgtaaatatgtatacacgcAATGCTTAACTACATAACTATCAGCGAGTAGCACTCGCAGTGACTACATATGCATTCGATGATAACGAAACTATTGTCTAATGCAATTATTTATGTAGCACAGCTTATTGAATTACATATGTaatgcattaaataaatatacgcgtatgtatgtaattgagTAGTTATGTTGTTGCCTAAAAGATACTTGAGATAGTACGACAGTTGAATTTAGTAGCTtggtaaatatgaaaattcaatattttgacgTAGAAATTGCAGTTGCGAGTGAGAGAACAATTCtttctatgtgtgtgtatgtgttcgaccaattatttttttttttacactttttcacaattcaaattatactaaatttttgtgtttttgtatttttgtgtatgtgtgtaatagAAATACACATAGATTGTACCATACGTACTTAAATGGGGCTGCAATGAGGTCTGGGACTCACTATGTTGCCAATCGTTGCGTTGCTCTTCACCGCGTGCATTCTCCATCGAACCGGCTAAATAATTGACGCAAGGTGGTGCACCGCGTGGAAATTTCGGATGTCTTCGTAGCTCTTGTAACTCCTGCATTGGCAAGTCTATGCACAGAGTCCAAATGCCACCATGCATGGGTACTAGGAAAACAGTTTCACGACGAAAGCGATATTCGGCTGCAATTATAAGGGAAAGCAATGCGTTAAATACGAAATAAGAGTAAGCCTtaaggcacaaacagtcaccgacgcaaaaccgtggaccgaatcagctgatacaatctatcttatgagagcgcaatgtaaatgaacagtcaccaccgcttcaacagaccatacggtaggatatccgcgaaaattgagTCCGATGAAGTTCGGTAACTTTACTTACCGTTCCATGTACACTAATTCGATAGCCGAAAATGTAGTTATTATTAACTTTCAAGCTAAATTTGTAAATTACAACCAAAGTCCTATCTGTTGAGTTCTTTTTATGAGTATCAAACCCTGTAGAACATACTTGGATGACAGATCATTTAGTATTTCAACACCTTCATCCACTCTCTCTACGGCTATAACCACTTATTTGTCCAATCAACACACATTGCATGTGGGAACCAAGATTACTCGTAAGACATGAGACTGGAGTACACCACCTGACCTCTATATATACTATTTGTAGGTTTGACCGTTTTTATGATCTACCGTTGGACGACTTCAATGACATTTTCTAATTCTGGCACAAAATAGGGTCAGGATTACCACtaatacaacaaaagcaaaaaatttcatGGATTGAATTTCTAACGAATAATACGAAGCGGCATCGTCATGGCTGGATATACACAGCCCGAACACGCTACCATCGACTCCTTCACGTCGTACCTCACTTTTTTAACTATACTTCATTTGTCCCACGCTTTTCAAATTGTTTCGCATTAAATGACTAATTCCTGCATAATTCAACACCGAGTTAAGTTTAGCTTTTTTTACAGCCAAATCGGTACACAATTGACCTCAAAATATCAAAGTTTAGCCCTAACCATCGCAACTCATCTATCAAGTGAAGTAACATAACAATTTTCGGTAATCCGTAAACCAAAAAGCTTCTGGGTACTGGTAGAAATTATAGCAGATTTTTATCGGCCAATGTTATGTCCTTTTTATCAAATCAACATTTTCAACGGTCACCTTAGAATAGAATTAGACACAGAACTTCAGATGAAATAAGAGAAATGAAGTACAATATGCAAAATGCTATGActccaattaaataaaatcccAAACTTATATGCGGTTGTTGCTTTCACTTCGTTCTTCAAACGAGACGAACTCCTGACAATTAGTATATACAAAACTAGGAACAACACTCATTGAGTGATCTCATTTACCTTTTTTGTCGGGCTTTAGCATCGCCACTTTATTGTCCAACATCCACTCCAACTGCATACTCGAACGATTTGTGTACCGATCCAAACTGTTGCGATCCCAAGTGACATGCTCCCAGTGATCAGTCATAATGGCGGCGCAGAGCATTGCCGTCGCGCTGGTGGTCATCAGCAGCGTCACAAACAGAAATAGCACTGGCGGTGGTCCAACACAACAGTTAGAGCAGCAACCCGACGCGCCAGAGCTACTACCCATATCCATAGCCGAATTGAGTGATGTGGGTGTGTCCAGACCGCCGCCAGTGCCGTCACCGTTTTGATTCAGCGCCTTGGCGCAGCTACTATTACGCAACAGTATGCTATTGCTGCGTCTTAAACTCTCAACAGCCGCTGCAGCGGCTGCAGTTGTTGCCGCAGTTGGATCAAATTGAAACGACGAATTATGCACCACAGCCGACGAATGTTCATAAATGCTGTTATGCCGACTTGGCGCAAAGTAATAGCACGTCGTTTGTGTATTGTTTTTCGTATTGTGATTGCTGGGACCGTTGCTAACGCCGAAATTACTGCTGCCACCGGTTGTACCGCCGCCAACATCATCGCCGTGCTCATTAATTGCGCTCAAGTCCTCATTGCTTGACGTATACAAAATGGATTGAGCAAATTGATTCGAATAGCAATTCTGCTTGAAAGCGCTACTGCCGATTTGAAAGTGACTCGACGGCTGGTGGTGATAGTGATGATTTCCGCCAGCAGCTGTTTTAGAGAAACCGCCGGACGCCTGCACGTAGAGTGCCTCGTAATCGTAATGATGTGGATTCCTATAGATTACCGGCCAGGAGCGTGTGGTCTTCGAGTTGTGACTGTAAGTTGTGGTGGTGGCGgcggcagcaacagcagcagcagcgataGCTGTAGGTGGTGGTGCCGTTGGTGCAGCCGGTATGTTAGTTTGCTGACCGTAAATGTTCGGTGCGTTCGCAAGGCCAACTGCAGAGATGATGCTGGCAGCAGATGTGGAAGGCGACAAGCCGCCACCGTTTTGTATTGCTGCTGTAGATAAACCAACACTAGTTGTTGGTGAAACAGATGCGGCGATCGCGGTGCTATTGGAGGAAGGTGTGAGCGCCGTCGGACTATGGCCGAGCGTGATATCGTGCGTCTCCACTAAAGGTGTCAATTCAGTGGGTTGACTCTCCTCACTAGTTTGTGCAATCAATTTTTCAGCTGTAGTTCTGGTTGGACTCGCCTGTTGCTGATGTGGCTGCTGGGTCGCCTTCTGGCGTTGCAGTAGATTTTTCGTAGACGCGGCAATTGTTGTCGGTCTAATCGGCGTTGTGCTGGCGGTCAATTTCAGTGGTGGTGGCAGCTGGCGAACCGACTCTTTGCCGGTGCCGTCGCCGATGCCAGGGCCGGCAACGCTGCTGTTGTTGGTCGCTTGTGGACTTACGCGCACTTTTCCGTTCACATTCGTTGCTATCACAATTGTTGCTGTCGGCACCGCTGTCAATTCATTAAAGTCCTCCTCCTCCACCAGTGTGGCTCCTGATGAATAAATGTTGTTAGTGTGTTTATTGCGTTGTAGAAGAGTTTTACTGTTACTACTATTTTGGCTATGGCTGTTGCTATGATTAATGCTGTtcttgctattattattattgttgttgttgctgttgtaa
It contains:
- the LOC106625217 gene encoding nuclear transcription factor Y subunit alpha; this translates as VKTRVGLGVGGGGGSHYKVTTRCVPEVSVTSPTDGHYHELQPFSSVSSTSSASTTSTSQSATVAITTATTTTPHTHAAQHANHQTTEQLPSKSATQTHQQHQQQQHHKQKVNHKQQAQQQKSHKKSKAKLSSNSNSNSNSNSHCYSNYNYNSNNNNNNNSKNSINHSNSHSQNRATLVEEEDFNELTAVPTATIVIATNVNGKVRVSPQATNNSSVAGPGIGDGTGKESVRQLPPPLKLTASTTPIRPTTIAASTKNLLQRQKATQQPHQQQASPTRTTAEKLIAQTSEESQPTELTPLVETHDITLGHSPTALTPSSNSTAIAASVSPTTSVGLSTAAIQNGGGLSPSTSAASIISAVGLANAPNIYGQQTNIPAAPTAPPPTAIAAAAVAAAATTTTYSHNSKTTRSWPVIYRNPHHYDYEALYVQASGGFSKTAAGGNHHYHHQPSSHFQIGSSAFKQNCYSNQFAQSILYTSSNEDLSAINEHGDDVGGGTTGGSSNFGVSNGPSNHNTKNNTQTTCYYFAPSRHNSIYEHSSAVVHNSSFQFDPTAATTAAAAAAVESLRRSNSILLRNSSCAKALNQNGDGTGGGLDTPTSLNSAMDMGSSSGASGCCSNCCVGPPPVLFLFVTLLMTTSATAMLCAAIMTDHWEHVTWDRNSLDRYTNRSSMQLEWMLDNKVAMLKPDKKAEYRFRRETVFLVPMHGGIWTLCIDLPMQELQELRRHPKFPRGAPPCVNYLAGSMENARGEEQRNDWQHSESQTSLQPHLRMQNLSISCSLVCLIILGSAALVGAFGVCQRQISAILITGVMYLLAALFALFTLMIIHFKRQQGRPMLDSDYDGTVDGIVARPGGVAIMAKPLLGARIFLTSWSLDLGWGGVVLCGITSVLWILLSKIMRYNPFSALLI